The following proteins are encoded in a genomic region of Candidatus Dormiibacterota bacterium:
- a CDS encoding pirin family protein, with the protein MKATGTRRVRSIIEPQQVLEGAGVRLKRSIATREVNYLDPFLLFDDFGSHDTRDYEAGFPLHPHRGIETVTYMLSGAVRHKDTLGNAGSIGAGDIQWMTSGRGIMHEEMPQVRPEGIAGFQLWVNLPARVKMTRPRYQDVRSDRIPEIETRDGARVRVVAGMAGDTRGAVTDIAADPTYLDVLVPPKSTYRERIEPGHTAFAYVFQGTATFPGPGDETITVHEPRLVVLDDGDEVRVTTGTEPARFLLVSGKPLNEPIARYGPFVMNTRAEIEQALEDLRRGTFVKE; encoded by the coding sequence ATGAAAGCGACCGGGACGAGACGCGTGCGGTCGATCATCGAACCGCAGCAGGTGCTCGAAGGGGCGGGAGTGCGGCTGAAGCGGAGCATCGCGACGAGAGAGGTCAACTACCTCGACCCGTTCCTGCTCTTCGATGACTTCGGGTCGCACGACACGAGGGACTATGAAGCGGGGTTTCCGCTGCATCCGCACAGAGGGATCGAAACCGTCACGTACATGCTGTCGGGGGCGGTGCGCCACAAGGACACCCTCGGGAACGCCGGCAGCATCGGCGCCGGGGACATCCAGTGGATGACTTCCGGGCGCGGCATCATGCACGAGGAGATGCCACAGGTCCGCCCGGAGGGGATCGCCGGCTTCCAGCTCTGGGTCAACCTTCCGGCCAGGGTCAAGATGACGAGACCGCGCTACCAGGACGTGCGGTCGGACCGCATCCCCGAGATCGAGACACGGGACGGCGCACGGGTCAGGGTGGTCGCCGGCATGGCGGGCGACACGCGCGGAGCCGTGACCGACATCGCCGCCGATCCGACCTATCTCGATGTCCTCGTCCCGCCCAAGAGCACCTACCGCGAGCGGATCGAGCCGGGGCACACGGCGTTTGCCTACGTGTTCCAGGGGACCGCGACCTTCCCCGGCCCAGGCGACGAGACGATCACGGTCCACGAGCCGCGTCTCGTGGTCCTGGACGACGGCGACGAAGTTCGCGTCACGACCGGCACCGAGCCGGCGCGCTTCCTGCTCGTCTCCGGCAAGCCGCTCAACGAGCCGATCGCCCGCTACGGCCCGTTCGTCATGAACACGCGAGCCGAGATCGAGCAGGCGCTGGAGGACCTGAGGCGCGGCACGTTCGTGAAGGAGTGA
- a CDS encoding VCBS repeat-containing protein, with translation MEHWGHPRARPGSNAALSLLLFILAASPASAQSSLKSRRDIGTGNHPVGAIAIDFDGDGLLDIVSVDQLDDSLGLVKGFGDGTFRRVKSLAVGSLPSAVAFTDTNGDGLPDLITANLRTQEVTVNLNDGHGGYGAKISSQVLGTTMSGMAVGDWNGDGKIDVAVIAASLNTLVTMTGDGAGHFGTPVQYTVGTYPKQVITADFNKDGKADLAVVNSTSASIQIWGGDGTGQFTLTTTLATGTGTQPQGLSAGDPDNDGDADLVVCDYGTDKVAVYLNNGSGGFGSPTLLSPGFGPRATVLADVNKDGKPDLFVTLSKVSGVGQAATLLGNGAGGFGAPSLVNTGPVPNTATLGDFNQDDNLDLVTVNLTGNTLSILLNTGSGAFILGSKVALASGAYPQGVVAADLNRDGRPDLASANQAPGNVSIVYGDGAGGFSAPGSPVGTGTTPSAIVAADYNHDGNVDLVTANNGTDNMTYLQGNGTSFANYNFSTGCTGPVSIATGDISGDLLSDLAVVCEGTSQLCTRRGTGASGNGAFGASVCTTLGGIPTDLTLGNFNGDAFADAAISFSALGSVSVALSNGAGGVSGTPVSVPVGLQPSGMASGDVTGDGIADIVVTNSGSNSITVLPGGAGGAPIESPAGLSPTALVLADFNMDGKVDAAVANTDDNNVSLLLGDGTGRFVSAGYFGTRDLPVALGAGDFNGDGKPDLAVADSFSDSLTILLNQSMAGDPLQWVSMFGGERNVFRWGMVPGAVYDVIRGSVKSIVAQSNPIDLGPVICVANDITETDTTSYPDSVNPAFGQAFFYLVRSVVGGVPGIYTVASNGKVGVPSSGDCN, from the coding sequence ATGGAACACTGGGGGCATCCGAGGGCCCGTCCGGGGTCGAACGCAGCGCTGTCGCTGCTCCTTTTCATCCTGGCCGCCTCCCCTGCCTCCGCCCAGTCGTCCCTGAAATCGCGCCGGGACATCGGAACCGGCAACCATCCGGTCGGGGCAATTGCCATCGATTTCGACGGTGACGGGCTGCTCGACATCGTCAGCGTCGACCAGCTGGACGACTCGCTCGGTCTGGTGAAGGGGTTCGGCGACGGCACCTTCCGCCGCGTGAAGAGCCTGGCGGTCGGCTCGCTTCCGTCGGCCGTGGCGTTCACGGACACCAACGGCGACGGTCTTCCGGATCTGATCACCGCGAACCTGCGCACCCAGGAGGTCACCGTCAACCTGAACGACGGTCACGGCGGCTACGGTGCGAAGATCAGCAGCCAGGTCCTCGGGACCACCATGTCCGGCATGGCCGTCGGCGACTGGAACGGCGACGGCAAGATCGACGTCGCCGTGATCGCCGCCTCCCTGAATACGCTGGTCACGATGACCGGTGACGGGGCGGGACACTTCGGCACCCCTGTTCAGTATACCGTCGGGACTTACCCGAAGCAGGTGATCACGGCCGACTTCAACAAGGACGGCAAGGCCGATCTGGCTGTGGTCAACAGCACCTCCGCATCGATCCAGATCTGGGGCGGCGACGGGACCGGACAGTTCACGCTCACGACCACGCTCGCCACCGGCACCGGCACACAGCCCCAGGGGCTGTCCGCCGGCGATCCGGACAATGACGGCGACGCGGACCTCGTCGTCTGCGACTACGGCACCGACAAGGTCGCGGTGTACCTCAACAACGGCAGCGGCGGCTTCGGGAGCCCGACGCTGCTGTCGCCCGGCTTCGGGCCGCGGGCGACGGTCCTCGCGGACGTCAACAAGGATGGCAAGCCGGATCTCTTCGTGACCCTCTCCAAGGTGAGCGGCGTCGGTCAGGCGGCGACCCTGCTCGGCAACGGCGCGGGCGGGTTCGGGGCGCCGTCCCTCGTCAACACCGGTCCGGTCCCGAACACCGCGACACTTGGCGATTTCAACCAGGACGACAATCTCGACCTGGTCACGGTCAACCTGACCGGGAACACGCTGTCGATCCTGCTGAACACCGGCTCGGGAGCGTTCATCCTCGGGAGCAAGGTGGCTCTGGCGAGCGGCGCCTACCCGCAGGGGGTCGTCGCCGCCGATCTGAACAGGGACGGCAGGCCCGACCTGGCTTCCGCCAACCAGGCGCCGGGCAACGTCAGCATCGTGTACGGCGACGGGGCGGGGGGCTTCTCGGCGCCTGGATCTCCGGTCGGCACAGGCACGACTCCGTCGGCCATCGTGGCCGCCGACTACAATCACGACGGCAACGTCGACCTGGTCACGGCCAACAACGGCACCGACAACATGACTTACCTCCAGGGAAACGGCACTTCATTCGCCAATTACAACTTCTCGACCGGCTGCACGGGCCCGGTCTCGATCGCGACGGGCGACATCTCCGGTGATCTTCTATCCGACCTCGCCGTGGTCTGCGAGGGAACGAGCCAGTTGTGCACGAGGCGCGGAACCGGAGCGAGCGGCAACGGCGCCTTCGGCGCGTCGGTCTGCACGACCCTGGGCGGGATCCCGACCGACCTGACCCTCGGAAATTTCAACGGAGACGCCTTCGCCGACGCGGCCATCAGCTTCAGCGCCCTGGGCTCGGTTTCGGTCGCCCTGTCGAACGGCGCGGGAGGCGTGAGCGGCACCCCCGTCTCCGTCCCCGTCGGCCTGCAGCCCTCCGGGATGGCCAGCGGCGACGTCACCGGTGACGGTATTGCGGACATCGTGGTCACCAACAGCGGCTCCAACTCGATCACCGTCCTGCCGGGCGGTGCCGGCGGAGCGCCCATCGAAAGCCCGGCCGGGCTCTCCCCCACCGCGCTGGTCCTGGCGGATTTCAACATGGACGGCAAGGTCGACGCCGCGGTCGCCAATACCGACGACAACAACGTGTCGCTCCTCCTGGGAGACGGCACGGGCCGCTTCGTGAGCGCCGGCTACTTCGGGACGCGGGATCTGCCGGTGGCGCTGGGGGCCGGCGACTTCAACGGCGACGGCAAGCCGGACCTGGCGGTCGCCGACAGCTTCTCCGACTCGCTGACCATCCTCCTGAACCAGTCGATGGCGGGCGACCCGCTGCAGTGGGTGTCGATGTTCGGGGGGGAGCGAAACGTGTTCCGCTGGGGAATGGTCCCGGGCGCCGTCTACGATGTGATCCGCGGCAGCGTCAAGTCGATCGTCGCTCAATCGAACCCTATCGATCTCGGCCCGGTCATCTGCGTCGCGAACGACATCACCGAGACCGACACGACCAGTTACCCCGACAGCGTCAATCCGGCGTTCGGTCAGGCGTTCTTCTATCTCGTCCGGTCGGTCGTCGGCGGTGTTCCCGGGATCTACACGGTGGCGAGCAACGGCAAGGTCGGCGTCCCCTCCTCCGGCGACTGCAACTGA
- a CDS encoding rhodanese-like domain-containing protein, with amino-acid sequence MDFEVTRDELKNKMDRKERFFLVESQSPMMFEDAHLPGAVNIPPDRVAALAPAVLPEKDAEIIVYCSGPT; translated from the coding sequence ATGGACTTCGAAGTGACGCGTGACGAGCTGAAGAACAAGATGGATCGCAAGGAGCGATTCTTTCTGGTCGAGTCCCAGTCGCCCATGATGTTCGAGGACGCGCACCTTCCCGGCGCGGTCAACATCCCGCCCGACCGGGTGGCGGCCCTGGCCCCCGCGGTCCTTCCCGAGAAGGACGCCGAGATCATCGTCTACTGCTCGGGACCCACCTGA
- a CDS encoding pirin family protein codes for MIAIRAHDQRGGTKFDWLDSSHTFSFGDYGDADHMGFRTLRVINDDYVEPGRGFSPHSHRDMEIISLVLDGALEHKDSTGTSSVIRPGDVQRMSAGTGITHSEWNHSKTEEVHFLQIWIIPDTRGLSPGYEQKSIPEESRRGRLVLLASRDGRDGSVSLHQDVALFGTRLAPGQTAVHALGPGRQAWVHLARGAGMLNGRPLVAGDGAAVSDETRLTIAGAEPPKSGAIGRHAEAAAYPYADVLVFDLA; via the coding sequence TTGATCGCGATCCGGGCGCACGACCAGCGGGGCGGCACGAAGTTCGACTGGTTGGACAGCAGTCACACCTTCTCGTTCGGCGATTACGGCGACGCCGATCACATGGGGTTCCGGACGCTGCGCGTGATCAACGACGACTATGTCGAGCCGGGACGGGGTTTCTCGCCCCACTCCCATCGCGACATGGAGATCATCTCCCTGGTCCTGGACGGGGCGCTCGAGCACAAGGACAGCACCGGGACGTCGTCGGTCATCCGGCCCGGCGACGTGCAGCGGATGAGCGCCGGGACCGGCATCACGCACAGCGAGTGGAACCACTCGAAGACCGAGGAGGTCCACTTCCTGCAGATCTGGATCATTCCGGACACGCGCGGCCTGTCGCCGGGGTACGAGCAGAAGAGCATCCCGGAGGAGAGCCGGCGCGGCCGCCTTGTCCTCCTGGCGTCGCGCGACGGGCGGGACGGCTCGGTCAGCCTGCACCAGGACGTGGCGCTCTTCGGGACCCGGCTCGCCCCGGGGCAGACCGCCGTCCACGCGCTCGGGCCGGGGCGCCAGGCGTGGGTGCATCTGGCGCGCGGAGCGGGCATGCTCAATGGCCGGCCGCTGGTCGCCGGGGACGGTGCCGCCGTGAGCGACGAGACCAGACTGACGATCGCGGGCGCGGAGCCGCCGAAATCCGGGGCCATCGGGAGGCACGCCGAGGCCGCCGCGTACCCTTACGCCGACGTCCTGGTGTTTGATCTGGCTTGA
- a CDS encoding VTT domain-containing protein, which produces MSETLDFILRHGYSVLFAWMAAEQLGLPIPAIPLLLAAGALAGSQRLSLSLILLVSVVASLLADTLWYELGRRRGVPVLNFLCRISLEPDSCVRKTEQMFGRYGVRSLVVAKFIPGLSTAAPPLAGIFGMRLPRFLLFAGVGALLYAGTFAGIGYLFSAQLERMAGMALRLGEWAILLIGGALAAYVLTKFWQRRRFLRVLRVARITPEELKERLDRGEEIVIVDLRHALDVDSEPHHIPGALHLSPDDLDARHMEIPRDRDIVLYCT; this is translated from the coding sequence TTGAGCGAGACCCTCGATTTCATCCTGCGCCACGGCTACTCGGTCCTGTTCGCGTGGATGGCGGCGGAGCAGCTCGGCCTGCCCATCCCGGCAATCCCTCTGCTTCTCGCCGCCGGTGCCCTGGCCGGATCGCAGCGCCTGAGCCTCTCCCTCATCCTCCTGGTGTCGGTCGTGGCCTCGCTTCTGGCTGACACGCTGTGGTACGAGCTCGGCCGGCGGCGCGGCGTGCCGGTTCTCAATTTCCTGTGTCGCATCTCTCTCGAGCCGGATTCGTGCGTGCGCAAGACCGAGCAGATGTTCGGGCGCTACGGAGTCCGATCGCTCGTCGTGGCGAAGTTCATCCCGGGCCTGAGCACGGCGGCGCCCCCGCTCGCCGGGATCTTCGGCATGCGCCTCCCCCGGTTCCTGCTGTTCGCCGGCGTGGGAGCCCTTCTGTATGCCGGGACCTTCGCCGGAATCGGCTATCTGTTCAGCGCGCAGCTCGAGAGGATGGCCGGGATGGCGCTCCGCCTCGGAGAGTGGGCGATCCTCCTCATCGGCGGTGCGCTCGCCGCGTACGTCCTGACGAAATTCTGGCAGAGGCGGCGCTTCCTGCGCGTCCTGCGGGTCGCCCGGATCACGCCCGAGGAACTGAAGGAGCGGCTCGACCGCGGCGAGGAGATCGTCATCGTCGACCTTCGCCACGCCCTCGACGTCGACTCCGAGCCGCACCACATCCCCGGCGCGCTCCACCTGTCGCCCGATGATCTCGACGCGCGGCACATGGAAATCCCGCGCGACCGCGACATCGTCCTCTACTGCACCTGA
- a CDS encoding response regulator transcription factor, with protein MKVLVVDDDLELLRLIAFALRQAGYMVLEAQDGPSGAAAFESERPDLVVLDVNMPRLNGFEVLKRIRAASATTPVMMLTVRSAEEDQVQGLDLGADDYLAKPFSPRTLLARVRALLRRAGVDKPAPLSSGDLVLDLETQSVRVRGGAPLRLTNLEARLLQFLLANGGHTLPLERLTSHVWGYRGMGDRQLLKQLVHRLRRKIEDDPSAPRYLVTVSGLGYALYPSPEKA; from the coding sequence ATGAAGGTCCTCGTGGTCGACGACGACCTGGAGCTTCTGCGGCTCATCGCCTTCGCTCTGCGCCAGGCCGGCTACATGGTCCTCGAGGCGCAGGACGGTCCGTCGGGTGCCGCCGCTTTCGAAAGCGAGCGCCCCGACCTGGTGGTGCTCGACGTGAACATGCCGCGCCTGAACGGCTTCGAAGTCCTGAAACGGATCCGCGCCGCCTCGGCCACGACCCCGGTCATGATGCTCACGGTCCGCTCGGCCGAGGAGGACCAGGTGCAGGGGCTCGACCTCGGCGCCGACGATTACCTGGCCAAGCCGTTCAGCCCGCGCACGCTGCTGGCGCGGGTGCGGGCCCTGCTGCGCCGCGCGGGAGTCGACAAGCCCGCGCCGCTTTCGTCCGGCGATCTCGTCCTCGACCTCGAGACCCAGTCTGTGCGGGTGCGCGGCGGTGCGCCGCTGCGGCTGACCAACCTCGAGGCGCGCCTCCTGCAGTTCCTTCTGGCCAACGGCGGCCACACGCTGCCGCTCGAGAGACTGACGTCGCACGTCTGGGGCTACCGCGGGATGGGGGACCGCCAGCTGCTGAAGCAGCTGGTCCACCGCCTGCGCCGGAAGATCGAGGACGATCCGTCCGCGCCGCGCTACCTCGTCACCGTCAGCGGGCTGGGGTACGCCCTCTATCCGTCACCCGAGAAGGCCTGA
- a CDS encoding ATP-binding protein, translating to MRRLSLGSLLTLVNVGLVTAAVVCVVLAAAGLLRRLADEQTLARVGLAGSTALRAVERAGGDLSTSARLLAERPALSRLIEGRDVPGLQDLLGRVRRTGRLSGCAVFVDGGLLARDGGAIPWDEIARAPHDPGYRFFASPRPGTPLVLGAWSAVSSAPQTGVAVALVLDREFAQVITRQAGLPVAILDRGDALQDAPQASIRSRVLDSEEPIAERLDEAGLYLSVQPLRAPGGQVAGLIETSLPSAGVLPSQRRFLRSLFLIALVVGGLAALSSVLFARRLVRPLEALQEVTARIGLGDLSTPVPRLPGAEIGALASTMEEMRGHLLHLTAELRQRQAEAEAILTGIVESVFSVDRERRIRYLNPQAAAFLGVRPEAAIGRFCGDILNPQGPEGVRPCEERCPIVHARFRGSARATEDLLLASGERRSVVITSAPAGDDGNGDRTGARAPFDSARQFQVMRDETEVEATRRLRDTVLANITHEFRTPLSAQLASIELLRDRLADLTTDEARDLVLSLERGTLRLTQLIDNLLESVRIDAGHDSIRRQPVALEEVVDEAVDLASPLLALREQTLNVDLPYPLPAVSGDAPRLVQVFVNLLANANKFAPAGSAIGIGGETRGREIVLWVEDEGPGLPPEAGDRLFERFMRAAGEEPRESGMGLGLFIVKSIVERHGGRVEAGDRGGAAGTRMCVILPAGGGR from the coding sequence ATGCGCCGCCTGAGTCTCGGGTCCCTCCTGACCCTGGTCAACGTTGGCCTGGTGACCGCAGCCGTCGTCTGCGTGGTCCTGGCCGCGGCCGGTCTCCTGCGGCGGCTGGCCGACGAGCAGACGCTGGCCCGGGTCGGTCTCGCCGGCTCCACCGCCCTCCGGGCCGTCGAGCGCGCCGGCGGGGATCTGAGCACCTCGGCCCGCCTGCTGGCCGAGCGGCCGGCGCTCTCGCGGTTGATCGAGGGGCGCGACGTGCCGGGCCTGCAGGACCTGCTGGGCCGGGTCCGGCGGACCGGCCGTTTGTCGGGGTGCGCCGTGTTCGTCGACGGCGGCCTGCTGGCGCGCGACGGCGGCGCGATTCCCTGGGACGAGATCGCCCGCGCGCCGCACGACCCGGGTTATCGATTCTTCGCCAGCCCCCGGCCCGGGACGCCGCTCGTCCTGGGCGCCTGGTCCGCCGTGTCGTCGGCGCCGCAGACCGGCGTGGCGGTGGCGCTCGTCCTCGACCGGGAGTTCGCCCAGGTCATCACGCGTCAGGCCGGTCTTCCGGTCGCCATCCTGGACCGCGGCGACGCGCTCCAGGATGCGCCGCAGGCCTCGATCCGATCCCGCGTCCTCGACAGCGAGGAGCCGATCGCCGAGCGCCTCGATGAGGCCGGTCTGTACCTGTCGGTGCAGCCGCTGCGCGCGCCGGGCGGCCAGGTCGCGGGCCTGATCGAGACGAGTCTCCCGTCGGCCGGTGTGCTCCCCTCGCAACGGCGCTTCCTGCGCTCTCTCTTCCTGATCGCCCTGGTCGTGGGCGGCCTGGCCGCCCTGTCCAGCGTCCTGTTCGCCCGGCGCCTGGTGCGGCCGCTCGAGGCCCTCCAGGAGGTCACGGCGCGTATCGGCCTGGGGGATCTGTCGACGCCGGTCCCGCGCCTTCCCGGGGCGGAGATAGGTGCTCTGGCCTCGACCATGGAGGAGATGCGCGGCCACCTCCTGCACCTGACTGCCGAGCTGCGCCAGAGGCAGGCTGAGGCGGAGGCGATCCTCACAGGCATCGTGGAGTCGGTCTTCTCGGTCGACCGCGAGAGACGCATCCGCTACCTGAACCCGCAGGCCGCGGCGTTTCTGGGCGTGCGGCCGGAGGCGGCGATCGGCCGCTTCTGCGGCGACATCCTGAACCCGCAGGGTCCGGAGGGGGTGCGCCCCTGCGAGGAGCGCTGCCCGATCGTGCATGCGCGCTTCCGCGGCAGCGCCCGGGCCACCGAGGACCTGCTGCTCGCCTCGGGAGAGCGCAGGAGCGTCGTGATCACCAGCGCCCCCGCGGGGGACGACGGCAACGGCGACCGGACGGGTGCGCGGGCCCCCTTCGACTCCGCCCGGCAGTTCCAGGTGATGCGCGACGAGACCGAGGTCGAGGCGACGCGCCGCCTGCGCGACACCGTGCTGGCCAACATCACGCACGAGTTCAGGACACCGCTGTCCGCGCAGCTCGCCTCCATCGAGCTCCTGCGCGACCGTCTGGCGGACCTGACGACGGACGAGGCTCGTGATCTCGTCCTGTCCCTCGAGCGCGGCACCCTGCGTCTGACGCAGCTCATCGACAATCTGCTGGAGAGCGTCCGGATCGACGCCGGGCACGACTCGATCCGTCGCCAGCCGGTGGCTCTGGAGGAGGTGGTCGACGAGGCGGTCGATCTCGCCTCCCCCCTCCTCGCCCTGCGGGAGCAGACGCTGAACGTCGACCTGCCGTACCCGCTGCCCGCGGTGAGCGGCGACGCGCCCCGGCTCGTGCAGGTGTTCGTCAACCTGCTCGCGAACGCCAACAAGTTCGCGCCCGCGGGCTCGGCGATCGGCATCGGGGGAGAGACGCGCGGCCGGGAGATCGTGCTGTGGGTCGAGGACGAGGGGCCGGGCCTGCCGCCCGAGGCGGGCGACCGCCTGTTCGAGCGCTTCATGCGGGCCGCCGGCGAGGAGCCGCGGGAGAGCGGCATGGGTCTGGGCCTGTTCATCGTGAAATCGATCGTCGAGAGACACGGCGGACGGGTGGAGGCGGGGGACCGCGGCGGCGCCGCGGGAACGCGCATGTGCGTTATCCTGCCGGCGGGAGGGGGTCGATGA